In Mytilus trossulus isolate FHL-02 chromosome 14, PNRI_Mtr1.1.1.hap1, whole genome shotgun sequence, a genomic segment contains:
- the LOC134696803 gene encoding uncharacterized protein LOC134696803 yields the protein MGLITTCYLQQASGNLLDNLTSDSPNLDSAIQNVRDIFALSTNSLDLTARTGAFHHMIRRRATMYDTGLNELRDYANTIVTLPLTADGIFGSQFDTKMKEKTDRNKQLAEVLPDNRRVTVGSQLGKRKPTATVTSESTFVKKPKFDSNFKIPKKNFGEFKSSGKQTQATKPWQSQRSGGAQTYKH from the coding sequence ATGGGATTGATCACGACTTGTTATTTGCAACAAGCAAGTGGAAATTTATTGGATAATTTAACATCTGATTCACCAAATTTAGATAGTGCAATTCAGAATGTAAGAGACATATTTGCTTTGTCAACCAACAGTTTAGATCTGACTGCGAGAACTGGCGCTTTTCACCACATGATACGTCGTCGTGCTACCATGTATGATACAGGTCTAAATGAACTAAGAGACTATGCTAACACAATTGTGACTTTACCATTAACAGCAGATGGTATATTTGGATCTCAGTTTGATACCAAAATGAAAGAGAAAACTGACAGAAATAAGCAATTAGCTGAAGTTTTACCTGATAATAGAAGAGTTACAGTTGGTTCACAGTTAGGtaagagaaaaccaacggcTACAGTTACTTCAGAGTCAACATTTGTGAAGAAGCCTAAATTTGACAGTAACTTTAAGATACCAAAGAAGAACTTTGGGGAGTTCAAGTCATCTGGTAAACAGACGCAAGCTACCAAACCATGG